The following proteins are co-located in the Vigna unguiculata cultivar IT97K-499-35 chromosome 9, ASM411807v1, whole genome shotgun sequence genome:
- the LOC114163802 gene encoding casein kinase 1-like protein 1, whose product MEPRVGNKFRLGRKIGSGSFGEIYLGTNIQNNEEVAVKLENVKTKHPQLLYESKLYRVLQGGTGIPDIRWFGVEGDYNVLVMDLLGPSLEDLFNFCSRKLSLKTVLMLADQMINRVEFVHCKSFLHRDIKPDNFLMGLGRRANQVYCIDFGLAKKYRDSSTHQHIPYRENKNLTGTARYASMNTHLGIEQSRRDDLESLGYVLMYFLRGSLPWQGLKAGTKKQKYERISEKKVSTSIEALCRGYPTEFASYFHYCRSLRFDDRPDYAYLKRIFRDLFIREGFQFDYVFDWTILKYQQSQLAAPPARAVGPAAGTSSAMPPAVNNADRQTGEEEGRPPPGLISGDSTRRRMSGTTSNTVNISRQKNPVTMDAALNKEAMLSKPNVLGQSSGSRRAGVSSSRDAFAGSDRTTEVNPGMRKITSGRNASSHVKNYESAVKGIESLQLENEKRAHY is encoded by the exons ATGGAACCTCGCGTGGGGAATAAGTTTCGGCTTGGTCGTAAGATCGGTAGCGGATCGTTTGGAGAGATCTATTTAG GTACTAACATTCAAAATAATGAAGAGGTTGCAGTTAAGCTT GAAAATGTCAAGACAAAGCATCCTCAGTTGCTATATGAATCCAAGTTGTACAGAGTTCTCCAGGGAGGAA CTGGAATTCCTGATATTAGATGGTTTGGAGTTGAGGGAGATTACAATGTTCTAGTGATGGATCTGCTTGGACCTAGTCTTGAAGATCTATTTAACTTTTGCAGTAGAAAGCTCTCACTAAAGACAGTTCTCATGCTTGCTGATCAAATG ATCAACCGTGTTGAGTTTGTTCATTGTAAATCTTTTCTACATCGGGATATCAAACCAGATAATTTCCTTATGGGATTGGGAAGGCGGGCAAACCAG GTTTACTGTATTGATTTTGGTTTGGCCAAGAAATATAGGGATAGTTCAACCCATCAGCACATTCCATACAG AGAAAATAAGAATTTAACTGGGACTGCTAGATATGCAAGTATGAATACCCACCTTGGCATTG AGCAGAGTCGAAGAGATGATTTGGAGTCTCTTGGTTATGTCTTGATGTATTTCCTGAGGGGAAG TCTCCCTTGGCAAGGACTTAAAGCGGGAACCAAGAAACAGAAATACGAGAGGATCAGTGAAAAAAAGGTTTCTACCTCTATTGAG GCATTGTGTCGAGGTTATCCAACAGAGTTTGCATCATACTTCCATTACTGCCGCTCATTAAGGTTTGATGATAGGCCAGATTATGCTTACCTCAAGAGAATATTTCGTGACCTGTTTATTCGTGAAG GATTCCAGTTTGATTATGTGTTTGATTGGACAATTTTGAAGTATCAACAATCACAGCTAGCCGCCCCTCCTGCGCGTGCTGTT GGTCCAGCTGCTGGAACTAGTTCTGCAATGCCACCAGCTGTGAATAATGCTGATAGACAAACAG GAGAGGAAGAAGGACGACCTCCTCCTGGTCTTATTTCAGGGGATTCCACAAGGAGAAGAATGTCAGGCACCACCTCAAACACTGTAAATATTTCAAGACAGAAAAATCCGGTCACCATGGATGCTGCTCTTAATAAGGAAGCCATG TTATCAAAGCCCAATGTGTTGGGTCAGTCAAGTGGATCAAGGCGAGCGGGTGTTTCTAGTAGCCGTGATGCATTTGCTGGTAGTGATCGTACTACGGAGGTTAACCCTGGAATGCGCAAAATAACATCTGGGAGAAATGCTTCTTCTCATGTCAAGAACTATGAAAGTGCTGTCAAGGGCATTGAAAGTTTGCAATTGGAAAATGAGAAGAGGGCACATTATTAA